A portion of the Candidatus Omnitrophota bacterium genome contains these proteins:
- a CDS encoding dolichyl-phosphate beta-glucosyltransferase — translation MSYSIIIPAYNEEGRIGATVRDYASFVESSMPRDSTEILLIVNGSGDRTGDIARELEKEYSFVHAWIRPERMGKGGAVLQGFELAQGEIVAFADADNATTAPELKKLLDCVETGADAAIGSRWLPDSRQTIPQPLARRIASRVFNLIVRLMFQLPYRDTQCGAKAFRRDAIRKVRPSIHSKGWAFDVALIWNLRRQGFQVVETPIVWSDNSCSRLRMHRDAPAMLIELIKLRLGW, via the coding sequence ATGAGCTATTCCATCATTATTCCCGCCTACAACGAAGAAGGGCGCATCGGCGCTACGGTGCGCGATTATGCTTCCTTCGTGGAATCCTCCATGCCGAGGGATTCGACGGAAATCTTGCTGATCGTCAACGGCTCCGGCGACCGCACAGGCGATATCGCGCGGGAATTGGAAAAAGAGTACTCCTTCGTTCATGCGTGGATCAGACCGGAACGGATGGGCAAAGGCGGGGCCGTTTTGCAGGGATTCGAATTGGCGCAAGGAGAGATCGTCGCTTTCGCCGACGCAGATAACGCCACCACGGCGCCGGAACTTAAAAAATTGCTTGACTGCGTCGAGACGGGCGCCGACGCCGCCATCGGGTCTCGTTGGCTGCCGGACAGCCGCCAGACCATCCCGCAGCCATTGGCGCGGCGCATCGCCAGCCGCGTTTTCAACTTGATCGTCCGGCTGATGTTTCAATTGCCCTATCGCGATACGCAATGCGGCGCCAAAGCGTTTCGCCGCGACGCCATACGGAAAGTACGTCCATCGATTCATTCCAAGGGTTGGGCTTTCGACGTGGCGTTGATTTGGAACTTGCGACGCCAGGGTTTCCAGGTTGTGGAAACGCCGATCGTCTGGAGCGACAATTCCTGTTCCCGGCTGCGAATGCACCGCGATGCGCCCGCAATGCTGATCGAGTTGATTAAATTGCGGTTGGGATGGTGA